From Gemmatimonadaceae bacterium, a single genomic window includes:
- a CDS encoding MFS transporter, with amino-acid sequence MPQSLSPNPASTERGAQAKKTDVGKLTVLMITAFIDMVGVLMIIPLMPFYAKNFGANGLMVGLLVSAFSVAQLLSAPIWGRFSDRYGRRPALIVGITGSMIAYVVFAYANSLWLLFLSRLIQGSGGGTVGVIQAYVADAVAPEQRAKGLGWLSAATNAGVALGPVVGGQALHFGGAHGPGLAAAVLCFLNIIFAFHFLAESRDMVEARSSVHVPGRSTKAVLRVVTHSNEAAPRLIWIYAIGIGAFQGLNAILALFLAARFGVTTDTIQYFYAYIGVISMLTRAFLLGRAVDRFGEVRLSRIGQALLALGLAAMPLTHRLSDPGALAAKLGGLLPVSAVTILPFVPLALAVALLPLGTAFTFPCVTAMLSRVIPSRERGLYMGVQQTFGGIARVVFPILAGWAFDRFPELPFFASATLVAGTILLGLGMEEFTRPKREPEAAPAA; translated from the coding sequence ATGCCGCAATCTCTATCCCCGAATCCCGCCTCCACCGAACGGGGAGCCCAAGCCAAGAAGACCGACGTCGGCAAGCTGACCGTGTTGATGATCACCGCGTTCATCGACATGGTCGGCGTGCTGATGATCATTCCGCTCATGCCGTTCTACGCGAAGAATTTCGGCGCGAACGGACTCATGGTCGGATTGCTCGTGTCCGCGTTTTCCGTCGCGCAGCTGCTCAGCGCGCCAATCTGGGGGCGCTTCTCGGATCGATACGGACGGCGCCCCGCGCTGATCGTCGGCATTACCGGTTCGATGATCGCATATGTCGTATTCGCATATGCGAATTCATTGTGGCTGCTGTTTCTCTCGCGGCTGATTCAAGGGTCGGGCGGCGGAACGGTCGGCGTGATTCAAGCGTACGTCGCCGACGCCGTGGCGCCCGAACAGCGTGCGAAAGGCTTGGGCTGGCTGTCCGCGGCGACGAACGCCGGCGTCGCCCTCGGCCCCGTGGTTGGTGGGCAGGCGTTGCATTTCGGAGGCGCTCACGGACCAGGCTTGGCCGCGGCTGTTCTCTGTTTCCTGAACATCATTTTCGCGTTCCATTTTCTGGCCGAATCGCGCGACATGGTCGAAGCGCGTTCGAGTGTCCATGTTCCTGGACGCTCGACAAAGGCGGTGTTGCGCGTCGTAACACACTCGAACGAGGCCGCCCCGAGACTGATCTGGATCTATGCCATCGGCATTGGTGCATTTCAGGGCTTGAATGCGATTCTGGCGTTGTTTCTGGCGGCGCGGTTTGGTGTGACGACGGACACAATTCAGTATTTCTACGCGTACATCGGTGTCATCTCGATGCTGACGCGCGCGTTCCTGCTGGGACGAGCCGTCGACAGATTCGGCGAGGTGCGGCTGTCGAGGATCGGCCAGGCGCTGTTGGCGCTTGGCCTTGCGGCGATGCCGCTCACGCACCGTCTGAGCGATCCTGGCGCGTTGGCGGCCAAGCTGGGCGGACTGTTGCCGGTGTCGGCCGTGACGATACTTCCATTCGTGCCGCTCGCCCTCGCCGTTGCGCTATTGCCCTTAGGGACGGCATTCACGTTTCCGTGTGTTACCGCGATGTTGTCGCGGGTGATTCCCAGTCGTGAGCGCGGGCTTTACATGGGCGTACAACAGACGTTCGGCGGGATTGCTCGCGTCGTGTTTCCAATTCTGGCAGGCTGGGCCTTCGACCGCTTCCCGGAGCTTCCGTTCTTTGCATCGGCCACGCTCGTGGCTGGCACGATTCTGCTAGGGCTGGGTATGGAAGAATTCACTCGTCCCAAGCGCGAACCCGAAGCCGCTCCGGCGGCTTAA
- a CDS encoding NAD(P)/FAD-dependent oxidoreductase — MAPNPTRPRVIIIGGGFGGLYAARQLKHAPVDVTVIDRTNHHVFQPLLYQVATAMLSPADIAAPIRWLLRNQANTEVLLGDVTAVDPAAHAIATGDSKKYNYDYLIIAAGARHSYFGHDDWERLAPGLKSIDDATELRRRWLMAFERAERTDDAAERAANLTFVIIGGGPTGVELAGMLPTIARQALPRDFRRIDTASARIVLVEGGPRILPAMPEELSEAARRDLVELGVEVRTNTLVTDVGDGFVKMGDERLDSHTIFWAAGNAAAALGASLGAPCDRAGRVLVNADLSVPGHPEIFVVGDLAAMTSRGKPVPGVAPAAMQSGRTAARNVVHAIRREPRESFRYRNKGDLATIGRYRAVGVLAGRNLSGPVAWWTWLLVHIMYLAGFRNRISVLIEWGYSFFTYQRGARLITTGSPAPAARGTLPPAW, encoded by the coding sequence ATGGCACCGAACCCCACCCGCCCACGCGTCATCATCATCGGTGGCGGCTTCGGCGGCCTGTATGCCGCTCGCCAACTGAAGCATGCTCCAGTCGACGTGACGGTCATCGACCGCACCAATCATCACGTCTTTCAGCCGCTCCTCTATCAGGTCGCGACGGCCATGCTGTCGCCGGCCGACATCGCGGCGCCCATCCGCTGGCTGCTGCGCAACCAAGCAAATACCGAGGTTCTGCTCGGTGACGTGACCGCGGTCGATCCGGCGGCGCACGCGATCGCGACGGGTGATTCAAAGAAATATAACTACGATTATCTAATCATCGCCGCCGGCGCACGCCACTCGTACTTCGGCCACGACGACTGGGAGCGCCTTGCGCCCGGCCTCAAGAGCATCGACGACGCCACCGAGCTGCGCCGGCGCTGGCTCATGGCCTTTGAGCGGGCTGAACGAACCGACGATGCCGCCGAGCGCGCGGCGAACCTCACGTTCGTCATCATCGGCGGCGGGCCAACCGGCGTCGAGCTGGCGGGCATGCTGCCCACCATCGCGCGCCAGGCGCTGCCGCGCGATTTCCGGCGCATCGACACGGCGTCCGCGCGCATCGTGCTCGTCGAGGGTGGGCCGCGCATCCTGCCCGCCATGCCGGAAGAGCTCTCCGAAGCCGCGCGGCGCGATCTCGTCGAGCTCGGCGTCGAGGTGCGCACCAACACACTCGTCACCGACGTCGGCGACGGCTTCGTGAAAATGGGCGACGAGCGGCTCGACTCCCACACCATCTTCTGGGCCGCCGGCAACGCCGCCGCGGCACTCGGCGCCTCACTCGGCGCGCCGTGCGATCGCGCCGGACGCGTGCTCGTGAATGCCGATTTGAGCGTGCCTGGCCATCCGGAGATTTTCGTCGTCGGCGATCTCGCGGCCATGACGAGCCGGGGAAAGCCCGTGCCGGGAGTCGCGCCGGCGGCGATGCAGAGCGGGCGCACCGCGGCGCGCAACGTCGTCCACGCCATTCGTCGCGAGCCGCGCGAGTCGTTTCGCTATCGCAACAAAGGCGATCTTGCGACGATCGGCCGCTACCGCGCGGTCGGCGTGCTCGCCGGACGAAATCTCTCCGGGCCGGTCGCCTGGTGGACGTGGCTGCTCGTGCACATCATGTATCTGGCGGGCTTTCGAAATCGCATAAGTGTTCTCATCGAGTGGGGATACTCGTTCTTCACCTATCAGCGCGGCGCGCGCCTCATCACGACGGGTTCGCCGGCGCCGGCCGCTCGAGGCACGTTACCTCCGGCGTGGTAG
- a CDS encoding LysE family translocator → MSIDPRLFAFIGVAAVLTILPGADMALVTRNVLAYGRRRTMLTIVGICLGCVVHATFSALGLSAILATSATAYNVVKTVGAAYLVWIGVQAIRESVVIPSGGAQRRSRGTPVLADEQRSAEKGVPRLAPLARDDMPLLKPFLQGFLTNILNPKVAIFYLTFLPQFISPGESVLRRSLLLASIHIPMGLVWLTAYAWFVDRLGVVLTRPRVRATLERLTGGLLIALGARLAWDRR, encoded by the coding sequence ATGTCGATCGATCCGCGGCTGTTCGCATTCATTGGCGTCGCCGCGGTGTTGACGATTCTGCCCGGCGCGGACATGGCGCTGGTGACGCGCAACGTGCTGGCCTACGGCCGGCGTCGTACGATGCTGACGATCGTCGGCATCTGTCTCGGCTGCGTGGTGCACGCGACGTTCTCTGCGCTTGGGCTGTCGGCGATCCTCGCGACCTCGGCGACGGCGTACAATGTGGTGAAGACCGTGGGGGCGGCGTATCTGGTGTGGATCGGGGTGCAGGCGATACGGGAAAGTGTGGTCATCCCGAGCGGAGGCGCGCAGCGCCGGAGTCGAGGGACTCCCGTCCTGGCGGACGAGCAGCGCTCCGCTGAGAAGGGGGTCCCTCGACTCGCTCCGCTCGCTCGGGATGACATGCCTCTGCTCAAACCCTTCCTCCAGGGCTTCCTCACCAACATTCTCAACCCGAAGGTGGCGATTTTTTATCTCACCTTCCTCCCGCAATTCATCTCGCCCGGCGAGAGCGTACTGCGCCGCAGTTTACTGCTGGCGAGCATTCACATCCCGATGGGCCTCGTGTGGCTCACCGCATACGCGTGGTTCGTCGATCGTCTCGGCGTCGTGCTCACGCGGCCGCGTGTGCGCGCCACGTTGGAGCGTCTCACCGGCGGCCTGCTCATCGCGCTCGGTGCGCGACTCGCGTGGGACCGGCGATGA
- a CDS encoding NAD(P)H-dependent oxidoreductase, which produces MSDDREVPALPDVPTVRKGQTDVALSKKEFDKRFDERFYDPAFEAVSDEIARARDVAWESYHEYRKSPRTEKAGPGFADPEHPLPIEWLAARRAIHDAQQAHDAPGAKRRILVICASARTDQTCPGEMSKTFRFANLAKEIVGADAECECDFLDLSALTAEYGRVIYPCKGCVSTAMPLCHWPCSCYPNHAIGQVNDWMNEIYSRWVAAHGVIVVTPVYWYQAPAVLKLMIDRLVCADGGNPDPTTTHGKHPDEAKAIEVKGWDYPRHLAGRAFGVFVHGDAAGAETLRRSLTDWMLDMHLVQAGRAVIDRYVGYMDEYARSHDALDADEAVQEEMRNVAREVVATVKAQRDGRYDEPGRDLKDPRPK; this is translated from the coding sequence ATGAGCGACGACCGCGAAGTGCCGGCCCTGCCGGATGTACCGACGGTTCGCAAAGGCCAAACCGACGTAGCGCTCAGCAAGAAAGAGTTCGACAAGCGCTTCGACGAACGGTTCTACGATCCCGCGTTCGAAGCAGTCAGTGATGAGATCGCCCGCGCGCGCGACGTCGCGTGGGAGTCGTATCACGAATATCGAAAGAGTCCGCGCACCGAAAAGGCCGGACCCGGCTTCGCCGATCCGGAGCACCCGCTGCCGATCGAATGGCTCGCCGCGCGCCGCGCCATTCACGACGCGCAGCAGGCGCACGATGCACCAGGAGCGAAGCGCCGCATTCTCGTGATCTGCGCGAGCGCGCGTACCGATCAAACCTGCCCGGGCGAGATGTCGAAGACGTTTCGCTTCGCGAATCTGGCAAAGGAGATCGTGGGCGCGGATGCCGAGTGCGAGTGCGACTTTCTCGACCTGAGTGCGCTGACTGCCGAGTATGGGCGTGTGATCTATCCCTGCAAGGGATGTGTGTCGACGGCGATGCCGCTCTGCCACTGGCCGTGCTCGTGCTACCCCAATCATGCAATTGGCCAGGTGAATGATTGGATGAACGAGATCTATTCGCGCTGGGTCGCGGCGCACGGCGTCATCGTCGTGACGCCGGTGTATTGGTATCAGGCGCCGGCCGTGCTCAAGCTCATGATCGATCGGCTCGTGTGCGCGGACGGCGGCAACCCGGATCCGACGACGACGCACGGCAAGCATCCGGACGAGGCGAAGGCCATCGAAGTGAAAGGGTGGGATTATCCACGGCATCTCGCCGGCCGCGCCTTCGGCGTCTTCGTGCACGGAGACGCGGCCGGCGCCGAGACGCTGCGTCGCTCGCTTACCGACTGGATGCTCGATATGCATCTCGTGCAGGCGGGGCGGGCGGTCATCGATCGATACGTCGGCTACATGGACGAGTACGCGCGCAGCCACGACGCACTCGACGCCGACGAAGCGGTGCAGGAGGAAATGCGCAACGTCGCGCGCGAGGTGGTGGCGACGGTCAAGGCGCAGCGGGACGGCCGCTATGACGAACCTGGGCGCGATCTGAAGGATCCACGGCCGAAGTGA
- a CDS encoding ATP-binding protein — protein sequence MTQPSAGLDFARIGITGVRFEALFEAVPLAIAIFDGEQRLVNANARYRELTGVNGTPVKVSIYDAFPNALADLTDQIDSALRGGAVAAPLRVPFQHRGGRRLIETTFAPLSEESGSRGVLFAGNDVSEREELRETLSRNVAQLESIFDVIPDSVRVFDTEGRTVRSNTQALQDHPGGQPSTLRELWQLDRPRTIDGTSLFMHEHPTARALRGERVRGETLAVRRGVDGTQLIIEVNSNPLYDEHGKIRGAVTVERDVTVKTQLAKALEAEAKRTAELYERVSTEAERLERMVQERTAELLALQEARSRERRLAAVGQLAAGVMHDVNNALNPIMAAAYLLEANAENPDAVRDYAQRIGKAAETGAATAARVGRFIRQEPLQAEREELVDLSVVCDEVVAMTRPLWAERARGGQVHFERDLVEPGTAMIRGITGELREALLNLVQNALDAMAGGGTLGMKTLVSDGEVKLEIRDSGIGMSAEVRERAFEPFFTTKGRMGTGLGLAEVYGIVKRHRGHAEIESTPGVGTTIRLVFPTAAATPVSEPTEVIPPKKRVARRVLLVEDHPDSREFMQALLESDGHQVDTAMGVSDATALLEKADPPYEVLVTDIGLSDGSGWDLTALARGRWPSMRIGIVTGWEPRVGAGADGDFILRKPVRTSELLAQVAGEG from the coding sequence GTGACGCAGCCCTCCGCCGGCCTCGATTTCGCGCGCATCGGCATTACCGGTGTTCGCTTCGAGGCGCTGTTCGAAGCGGTCCCGCTGGCCATCGCCATTTTCGACGGCGAACAGCGGCTCGTGAACGCGAATGCCCGCTATCGGGAGCTGACCGGCGTCAATGGAACGCCGGTGAAGGTCTCGATCTACGACGCGTTTCCGAACGCGCTCGCCGACCTCACCGATCAGATTGATTCCGCGCTGCGCGGCGGCGCGGTCGCCGCGCCCCTGCGCGTGCCGTTTCAGCATCGCGGCGGACGTCGCCTCATCGAGACGACGTTCGCGCCGCTCAGCGAAGAATCGGGGAGCCGCGGCGTTCTCTTCGCCGGCAACGACGTCAGCGAGCGAGAAGAGCTGCGTGAAACCCTCAGCCGAAACGTCGCGCAGCTCGAGTCGATCTTCGACGTTATTCCCGACTCGGTGCGCGTCTTCGACACCGAAGGGCGCACGGTTCGCTCGAACACGCAGGCGCTGCAGGATCATCCGGGCGGCCAGCCTTCGACGCTGCGCGAGCTGTGGCAGCTCGATCGCCCGCGCACGATCGACGGCACGAGTCTCTTCATGCACGAGCATCCCACCGCGCGCGCGTTGCGCGGCGAGCGCGTGCGCGGAGAGACGCTCGCGGTCCGCCGCGGGGTCGATGGCACGCAGCTGATCATCGAAGTCAACTCGAATCCGCTCTACGACGAGCACGGGAAAATTCGCGGTGCCGTGACCGTCGAACGCGACGTGACGGTGAAGACGCAGCTCGCGAAAGCGCTCGAAGCTGAAGCGAAACGAACCGCCGAGCTCTATGAGCGGGTGTCGACGGAAGCGGAACGTCTCGAGCGAATGGTGCAGGAACGCACCGCCGAGCTGCTGGCGCTTCAGGAAGCGCGGTCGCGCGAGCGTCGCCTTGCCGCCGTCGGCCAGCTTGCGGCGGGCGTCATGCACGACGTCAACAACGCGCTGAATCCGATCATGGCGGCGGCCTATCTGCTCGAGGCCAACGCGGAGAATCCTGACGCGGTGCGCGACTACGCGCAGCGCATCGGCAAAGCCGCGGAGACTGGCGCCGCGACGGCCGCACGCGTCGGGCGATTCATCCGCCAGGAACCGCTCCAGGCCGAGCGCGAGGAGCTCGTCGATCTGTCCGTCGTGTGCGACGAAGTCGTGGCAATGACGCGTCCGCTCTGGGCCGAGCGCGCACGCGGTGGCCAGGTGCACTTCGAGCGCGATCTCGTCGAGCCCGGCACGGCGATGATTCGCGGCATCACCGGCGAGCTCCGCGAGGCGTTGCTCAACCTCGTGCAAAACGCGCTCGACGCCATGGCGGGCGGCGGTACGCTCGGCATGAAGACGCTGGTGTCCGATGGCGAGGTCAAGCTGGAGATTCGCGATTCCGGGATCGGCATGTCGGCCGAGGTTCGCGAGCGCGCGTTCGAGCCGTTCTTCACCACGAAGGGCCGGATGGGCACCGGACTCGGCCTGGCCGAGGTGTATGGCATCGTGAAGCGGCATCGCGGGCACGCGGAAATCGAGTCGACACCGGGCGTGGGGACGACGATTCGGCTGGTTTTCCCAACGGCCGCGGCGACGCCTGTTTCGGAGCCTACAGAAGTGATTCCGCCAAAGAAACGGGTTGCGCGGCGCGTGCTCTTAGTAGAAGATCATCCGGACAGCCGCGAGTTCATGCAGGCGCTGCTCGAGTCCGACGGCCATCAGGTCGACACCGCGATGGGGGTATCGGACGCGACGGCGTTGTTGGAGAAGGCGGATCCCCCGTACGAGGTGCTCGTCACCGACATCGGGTTGTCCGACGGCAGCGGTTGGGATCTCACCGCACTCGCCCGTGGCCGATGGCCGTCGATGCGGATCGGCATCGTCACGGGATGGGAACCACGCGTCGGCGCCGGCGCGGACGGAGATTTCATTCTCCGTAAACCTGTAAGAACTTCAGAGTTACTCGCGCAGGTCGCCGGCGAAGGCTGA
- a CDS encoding ANTAR domain-containing protein yields the protein MAEDDDNARSLLIDLLSTLGHTIVAEVSTGREAFERAKDVVPDVVLLDVHMPDGSGIEAAERITQTVPGVAVVLFSGDHTLTLSDRDVTATAAIAFLPKPAPPRVLDSTIRLAATRAKELMAARQDAESARTALENRKTIERAKGILMRRTGSSEQEAYRILQRTSQDRSVPMVEIARAVLASEPGFQETAAKETR from the coding sequence GTGGCCGAAGACGATGACAACGCGCGCTCGTTGCTCATCGATCTGCTCAGCACGCTCGGCCACACGATCGTCGCGGAAGTGTCGACGGGCCGCGAAGCGTTCGAGCGCGCCAAGGATGTCGTGCCGGACGTGGTGCTGCTGGACGTGCACATGCCGGATGGATCAGGCATCGAGGCGGCGGAGCGCATCACGCAGACGGTGCCGGGTGTCGCCGTCGTACTGTTCAGCGGCGATCACACGCTGACGTTGAGCGATCGCGACGTCACCGCGACGGCCGCGATTGCCTTCCTTCCCAAGCCGGCGCCGCCGCGCGTGCTCGATTCAACGATTCGCTTGGCCGCGACGCGCGCCAAGGAGTTGATGGCCGCGCGCCAGGATGCCGAGTCGGCGCGCACGGCGCTCGAGAATCGCAAGACGATCGAGCGCGCGAAGGGCATTCTCATGCGCCGTACCGGTTCGTCGGAGCAGGAGGCGTATCGCATTCTGCAGCGCACGAGTCAGGATCGCAGCGTACCGATGGTCGAGATCGCGCGAGCGGTGCTGGCGAGTGAGCCGGGGTTTCAGGAGACGGCGGCGAAAGAAACTCGCTAG
- a CDS encoding sodium:solute symporter, translating into MNPLNWVIVVGWITYIVIDGIRRSRGTKEIEGYFLANRSLPWWAVGLSVMATQLSAVTMIGTTGQGATDGMRFIQFYFGLPLAMVILGVTLVPFLHGARVYTAYEFLERRFDAKTRSLTAFLFLISRAMSCGTIISAPAVVFSAIFGWPVAWSVALIGVPAILYTMIGGVQALTWVDVKQMFLIVGALIAMVVVLLVQIPVTPSAALHLAGSAGRLKVFDFSFSLTNTYTFWSGLIGGTFLQLSYFGTDQSQVQRYLSAKSVDEARSSLLISAYWKIPLQALVLLVGVLVFVFYQYHQQPLLFNPAHERAVRHAQPVLYGQLEQQFAAASTPAARDSVRTRALDLASKVTGQPAKDVNYIIPRFVIDHLPIGLAGIFIAAVIAAAMNAISGELMSLSTASVVDFYKRWVRSDGPDSHFLKVSRTATALWGLLACIVATYAVNLGSLIEVVNRFGSFFYGSILGVFLLSMIARANATGAFIGLISGMCAVAAVNFGAPSVSFLWHNVVGAVTVVIVGMLVSSVTGSRAALRAAATR; encoded by the coding sequence GTGAATCCACTCAACTGGGTGATCGTCGTCGGCTGGATCACGTACATCGTGATCGACGGCATCCGCCGCTCGCGCGGGACGAAAGAGATCGAAGGCTACTTCCTCGCCAACCGCAGCTTGCCGTGGTGGGCGGTTGGATTGTCCGTGATGGCGACGCAACTCTCGGCCGTCACGATGATCGGCACGACCGGCCAGGGCGCGACCGACGGCATGCGCTTCATTCAGTTCTATTTCGGGCTGCCGCTGGCGATGGTCATTCTCGGCGTGACGCTCGTGCCGTTTCTGCACGGTGCACGCGTGTACACCGCGTACGAGTTTCTCGAGCGCCGCTTCGACGCGAAGACGCGCTCCCTCACCGCGTTTCTGTTTCTGATCTCGCGCGCCATGTCGTGCGGGACGATCATCTCCGCGCCTGCCGTGGTCTTCTCGGCGATTTTCGGCTGGCCCGTCGCGTGGTCGGTGGCATTGATCGGCGTGCCGGCGATTCTCTACACCATGATCGGCGGCGTGCAGGCGCTGACGTGGGTTGACGTCAAGCAGATGTTCCTGATCGTCGGTGCGTTGATCGCGATGGTCGTCGTGCTGCTGGTGCAGATTCCCGTGACGCCGAGTGCGGCGCTGCATCTCGCGGGGTCGGCGGGGCGGCTCAAGGTGTTCGATTTCTCGTTCAGCCTCACGAACACCTACACGTTCTGGTCGGGCCTGATCGGCGGAACGTTCCTGCAACTCTCGTATTTCGGCACGGATCAGAGCCAGGTGCAGCGCTATCTGTCGGCGAAGTCGGTGGACGAAGCGCGGAGCTCGCTCCTGATCAGCGCCTACTGGAAGATTCCCCTCCAGGCCCTGGTGCTGCTTGTTGGAGTATTGGTATTCGTATTCTATCAATATCATCAACAGCCGTTGTTGTTCAATCCCGCGCACGAGCGCGCGGTGAGACACGCGCAACCCGTGCTGTATGGCCAGCTCGAGCAGCAGTTCGCCGCCGCGTCCACGCCCGCCGCGCGCGATTCCGTGCGGACGCGCGCGCTCGACCTGGCGAGCAAGGTTACCGGGCAGCCGGCCAAGGACGTGAACTACATCATCCCGCGCTTCGTGATCGACCATCTGCCGATCGGCCTCGCCGGCATCTTCATCGCGGCGGTAATCGCCGCGGCGATGAACGCCATCTCCGGCGAGCTGATGTCGCTCTCGACGGCGAGCGTCGTCGACTTCTACAAGCGATGGGTGCGGAGCGACGGCCCCGATTCACATTTCCTCAAGGTGTCGCGGACCGCGACGGCGCTTTGGGGCCTCCTGGCCTGCATCGTCGCGACGTATGCGGTGAACCTCGGCTCGCTGATCGAGGTCGTGAACCGGTTTGGATCGTTCTTTTACGGATCGATCCTCGGCGTCTTCCTGCTGAGCATGATCGCGCGCGCGAACGCGACCGGCGCCTTCATCGGCTTGATCTCGGGCATGTGTGCTGTCGCCGCCGTGAACTTCGGCGCGCCGTCGGTGTCGTTTCTCTGGCACAACGTCGTCGGCGCCGTGACGGTGGTGATCGTCGGCATGCTGGTCAGTTCAGTCACGGGATCGCGCGCCGCGCTGCGCGCCGCCGCTACTCGATAA